One Sporomusaceae bacterium ACPt DNA window includes the following coding sequences:
- the buk2_1 gene encoding Butyrate kinase 2 yields MPYKILTINPGSTSTKIGLYHDTEEILTQNISHSAEDLAAFSTITDQFPYRLEKINAFLAGQNLKAGDFAAIVGRGGLLKPLVSGTYKINDMMLDDLKHNRYGAHACNLGAILADMIAKQGGCPGYIVDPVVVDELTPIARVTGRPEIVRKSIFHALNQKAVAKRFAKSINRPYNSLNLIVAHLGGGISVGCHALGEVVDVNNALDGEGPFSPERAGTMPAGQFAEKVISENLDHNSVAKLLAGKGGLVAHLGTNDVREVERRVAAGDDRAAIVYQAMIYAIAKSIAAAAVPVCGKVDHIILTGGIAYSEQLTAKLKDYIGFIAPVVVLPGENELQALAEGAYRVLTGEEAAKEYKG; encoded by the coding sequence ATGCCTTACAAAATTTTAACCATTAATCCAGGTTCAACTTCTACCAAAATTGGGTTATATCATGATACTGAAGAAATACTCACCCAAAATATCAGTCACAGTGCTGAAGATCTTGCTGCCTTCTCAACAATTACCGACCAGTTTCCATACCGTTTGGAAAAGATAAATGCTTTTTTAGCCGGTCAAAACTTAAAAGCCGGTGATTTTGCGGCAATTGTCGGTCGTGGCGGCCTCCTGAAGCCATTGGTAAGCGGCACATATAAAATCAACGATATGATGTTAGATGATTTAAAGCATAACCGCTATGGGGCTCATGCTTGCAATCTGGGCGCTATTCTTGCTGACATGATTGCCAAACAAGGCGGTTGTCCCGGCTATATTGTCGATCCGGTAGTTGTCGACGAACTGACTCCCATAGCCAGAGTTACCGGACGCCCGGAAATTGTCCGCAAAAGCATCTTTCATGCCCTTAATCAAAAGGCGGTTGCCAAACGTTTTGCCAAGAGCATCAACCGTCCTTATAACAGTCTCAACCTAATTGTGGCTCACTTGGGTGGCGGCATCTCTGTTGGCTGCCATGCATTAGGTGAAGTTGTCGACGTTAATAACGCCTTAGACGGAGAAGGCCCATTCTCACCAGAACGCGCCGGCACAATGCCGGCCGGACAATTTGCCGAAAAAGTTATTTCTGAGAATTTGGATCATAACTCTGTGGCCAAGTTGTTAGCAGGTAAAGGGGGCCTGGTAGCCCACCTTGGCACCAATGACGTACGCGAAGTTGAGCGCCGGGTTGCAGCAGGAGATGACCGGGCAGCTATTGTTTATCAGGCTATGATCTATGCAATTGCCAAAAGCATTGCCGCTGCGGCTGTTCCCGTCTGCGGCAAAGTAGACCATATTATTTTGACCGGCGGTATTGCTTATTCTGAGCAACTTACCGCCAAACTCAAAGACTATATTGGTTTTATCGCTCCTGTCGTTGTCCTGCCTGGTGAAAATGAACTACAAGCGCTGGCTGAAGGCGCTTACCGGGTACTAACCGGCGAAGAAGCAGCCAAAGAGTATAAAGGCTAA
- the gyrB gene encoding DNA gyrase subunit B, with protein sequence MVDISDTTVNGSYSAQQIQVLEGLEAVRKRPGMYIGSTSTKGLHHLVYEVVDNSIDEALAGYCNRVEVIIHKDNSITVIDNGRGIPVDMMPEQGKPAVEVVLTILHAGGKFGGEGYKVSGGLHGVGVSVVNALSEWMQVEVKRNGKIHLIRFERGNTVESLKIIGETEETGTKVTFKPDAEIFEETEYSFDTLKQRLRELAFLNRTVTIIIKDERDGEKQEFYYEGGIVSFVEYLNKNKDVIHPKPIFLTGAKDTTLAEIAIQYNDSYVENIYSFVNNINTQEGGTHLSGFKIALTRAINDYARKFNVLKDNDENLSGEDVREGLTAVISVKIQEPQFEGQTKTKLGNSEVRGVIDNIVSEGLNEFFEENPGVTKKIIEKAVMASRAREAARKARELTRRKSALESSSLPGKLADCSIKDPDQAEIFLVEGDSAGGSAKQGRDRRFQAILPLRGKILNVEKARMDKILNNEEIRAMITAFGNGIGEDFDIEKRRYGKIIIMTDADVDGSHIRTLLLTFFYRHMQPLIQGGHVYIAQPPLYLVKKGKEHWYLYSDAEMENLLAKIGREGITVQRYKGLGEMNPEQLWETTMNPETRTILKVELEDAMDADEIFSVLMGDKVEPRRKFIEENASKVRNLDI encoded by the coding sequence ATGGTAGATATTAGCGATACAACGGTGAACGGCAGTTATAGCGCCCAGCAGATTCAGGTTCTTGAAGGATTGGAAGCTGTACGTAAGCGGCCGGGAATGTACATTGGCAGCACTTCAACAAAAGGTTTGCACCACTTGGTGTATGAGGTAGTAGATAATAGTATTGACGAAGCTTTGGCTGGATATTGTAACAGGGTTGAAGTAATCATTCATAAAGACAATAGTATAACTGTTATTGACAACGGCCGCGGTATTCCGGTAGATATGATGCCTGAACAAGGTAAACCGGCCGTTGAAGTTGTACTTACCATACTGCATGCCGGCGGCAAGTTCGGCGGCGAAGGCTATAAGGTTTCAGGCGGTCTTCACGGTGTTGGTGTATCGGTAGTAAATGCATTATCGGAATGGATGCAAGTTGAAGTAAAAAGAAACGGTAAGATTCATCTTATTCGTTTTGAACGCGGCAATACTGTTGAAAGCCTAAAGATAATCGGTGAAACAGAGGAAACCGGCACTAAAGTTACTTTTAAGCCTGATGCCGAAATTTTTGAAGAAACCGAATACAGTTTTGATACTTTGAAACAGCGCCTGCGGGAACTGGCTTTTCTTAACCGGACAGTCACCATAATTATTAAAGATGAGCGTGACGGAGAAAAGCAGGAATTTTATTATGAAGGCGGCATCGTCTCATTTGTCGAATACCTAAATAAGAACAAGGATGTCATTCATCCTAAGCCGATATTTTTAACCGGAGCCAAAGATACCACACTTGCCGAAATAGCCATTCAGTACAATGACAGTTATGTTGAAAATATATATTCTTTTGTTAATAACATTAATACCCAGGAAGGCGGCACACACTTAAGCGGTTTTAAAATTGCCCTGACGCGGGCCATTAATGATTATGCGCGAAAATTTAATGTGCTTAAAGACAATGACGAGAACTTAAGCGGCGAAGATGTGCGCGAAGGACTGACAGCCGTAATCAGCGTCAAAATTCAAGAACCGCAGTTTGAGGGCCAAACCAAGACTAAGCTTGGTAACAGTGAGGTCCGGGGTGTCATTGATAATATTGTATCCGAAGGTCTTAATGAATTCTTTGAAGAAAATCCTGGCGTTACCAAAAAAATTATAGAAAAAGCAGTTATGGCTTCCCGCGCCCGGGAAGCAGCCCGTAAAGCGCGCGAACTCACCAGGCGTAAAAGTGCGCTTGAATCCAGTTCGTTACCTGGTAAACTGGCTGACTGTTCGATAAAAGACCCTGATCAGGCAGAAATATTCCTCGTCGAGGGCGATAGTGCCGGCGGCAGCGCCAAACAAGGTCGTGACCGGCGTTTCCAGGCTATCCTGCCGCTTAGAGGCAAAATCCTCAATGTCGAAAAAGCCAGAATGGATAAAATACTAAACAATGAAGAAATCCGGGCTATGATTACTGCTTTTGGCAATGGAATTGGCGAAGATTTTGATATTGAAAAACGCCGCTATGGCAAAATCATTATCATGACAGATGCCGACGTTGATGGATCGCACATCCGTACTTTACTGCTGACTTTCTTCTACCGTCATATGCAGCCCTTAATCCAGGGAGGCCACGTCTATATCGCTCAACCGCCATTATATCTTGTTAAAAAAGGCAAAGAACACTGGTATCTTTATAGCGATGCTGAAATGGAAAATCTACTGGCCAAAATCGGCCGGGAAGGTATAACTGTGCAGCGTTACAAAGGTCTCGGTGAAATGAATCCTGAGCAGCTGTGGGAAACAACTATGAATCCTGAGACCAGAACGATTCTTAAGGTTGAACTTGAGGACGCTATGGATGCTGATGAGATATTCTCGGTACTTATGGGGGATAAAGTAGAACCTAGGCGAAAGTTTATCGAAGAGAATGCCAGCAAAGTAAGGAATTTGGATATATAA
- a CDS encoding hypothetical protein (Stress response UPF0229 protein YhbH) has translation MAIFKEGRTGQSDRSQYDRKRHRELVEDAIKRNLGDIIADESIIGQSKNKKIKIPIRGIKEYQFIYGKNNGGTASGSGKEYRGQVLGRTNSQQDNGVGQPGSEPGEEIYETEITMDEIVNYMFEDIQLPDLERKKFALQDAEYKFKKSGYQRKGIPPRLAKKRTVIEKLKRQQGLIREKVCTEDQSGDGHRVRERVPFREEDLRYFRVKEDIRRHSNAVVFCIMDVSGSMDQSKKYLARTFYFLLYQFLRWKYEQVEVVFIAHTTEAKEVNEREFFHHGESGGTMISSGYAKALEIIEQRYNPSVWNIYVFHCTDGDNWSEDNPKALEMAKELVSISNLVGYVEILANYGYGITIRRDLEQKMKDKNFIMVCMARKEDVWPAFKRVLEKETEAESGTGTGGKDE, from the coding sequence ATGGCAATATTTAAGGAAGGACGTACCGGCCAGTCTGACCGCTCGCAATATGACCGCAAACGCCATCGCGAACTGGTAGAAGATGCTATAAAGCGCAACCTGGGTGATATTATTGCCGATGAAAGCATCATTGGCCAAAGTAAAAATAAAAAAATTAAGATACCGATTCGCGGTATTAAGGAATACCAGTTCATATATGGCAAGAATAACGGCGGCACGGCCAGCGGCAGTGGCAAAGAGTACCGCGGTCAGGTTCTCGGCCGCACTAACAGCCAGCAGGATAATGGCGTGGGCCAGCCGGGAAGTGAGCCAGGCGAAGAGATCTACGAAACTGAAATTACTATGGATGAAATAGTAAACTATATGTTTGAGGATATTCAACTTCCAGATTTAGAGCGGAAAAAGTTTGCCTTACAAGATGCAGAATATAAGTTTAAAAAATCGGGATATCAGCGTAAAGGAATTCCGCCGCGGCTTGCTAAAAAGCGTACAGTAATTGAAAAGCTAAAACGGCAGCAAGGACTTATCAGAGAAAAAGTTTGTACTGAGGACCAGTCCGGAGATGGCCACCGGGTACGGGAGCGGGTGCCGTTTCGAGAGGAAGACTTGCGATATTTCCGGGTTAAAGAAGATATCCGGCGCCATTCTAATGCTGTTGTATTTTGTATTATGGATGTGTCTGGTTCAATGGACCAGAGTAAAAAATATCTGGCCCGTACCTTTTATTTTCTGTTATATCAGTTTTTGCGCTGGAAGTATGAGCAGGTGGAAGTAGTATTTATTGCCCACACCACCGAAGCTAAGGAAGTTAATGAACGTGAATTTTTCCACCACGGCGAGTCTGGCGGTACAATGATCTCCAGCGGCTATGCTAAAGCGCTGGAAATCATCGAACAGCGCTATAATCCATCGGTATGGAACATTTATGTGTTTCATTGTACTGACGGCGACAATTGGTCTGAAGATAATCCGAAAGCTCTCGAGATGGCCAAGGAATTAGTTAGTATCAGCAATTTAGTCGGCTATGTTGAAATACTTGCTAATTATGGCTATGGTATTACGATTCGCCGGGATCTTGAACAAAAAATGAAAGATAAAAATTTTATAATGGTATGTATGGCGCGCAAAGAGGATGTTTGGCCGGCTTTTAAACGGGTGCTGGAAAAAGAGACAGAAGCAGAATCAGGGACTGGGACGGGGGGGAAGGATGAGTGA
- the ytaF gene encoding putative sporulation protein YtaF, with the protein MNIFYVLLLGLAVSIDAFVAGIAYGLKSIKMPVRSLIVIGLITGICTGVAMALAYYLGSLLNTHLAVAAGSLMLITIGTWNILQEYIAKNSSNKDTKVANARLTVRMGRIVISIMADPETADMDHSHSISPSEAVLLGLALGIDNIVATFAAALIKPLPLYTPVIMAIIQILLIGLGMTAATRLGSDDLKKRFPYIPGAILIILGLLRLV; encoded by the coding sequence ATGAACATTTTTTATGTATTGCTGCTCGGTTTGGCTGTCAGTATTGACGCCTTTGTCGCCGGCATAGCTTACGGGCTAAAATCAATAAAAATGCCTGTCCGTTCTCTTATTGTGATTGGCCTTATCACCGGAATATGTACCGGCGTTGCCATGGCTCTTGCCTACTATCTGGGTTCACTCCTCAATACTCATCTGGCAGTTGCCGCCGGCTCACTGATGTTAATTACTATTGGTACCTGGAATATTCTTCAGGAATACATCGCCAAAAATTCCTCAAATAAGGATACAAAAGTGGCCAATGCCCGCCTTACTGTCCGGATGGGCCGCATAGTTATCAGTATTATGGCTGATCCGGAAACAGCCGACATGGACCACTCTCATTCTATCAGCCCCTCTGAAGCCGTACTGCTTGGTTTGGCTTTAGGCATTGACAATATCGTTGCCACCTTCGCTGCCGCTCTCATTAAACCACTTCCACTATACACCCCGGTAATAATGGCTATTATTCAGATACTCTTGATTGGCTTGGGGATGACCGCAGCTACCCGCCTGGGCTCCGATGATTTAAAAAAAAGATTTCCCTATATTCCCGGAGCAATACTGATAATATTAGGTCTACTGCGCTTGGTATAA
- the gyrA gene encoding DNA gyrase subunit A, with protein sequence MQDSLDFGLGKVLPVKIEEEMKNSYIDYAMSVIVMRALPDVRDGLKPVHRRILYAMHEAGMTANKPYKKSARIVGEVLGKYHPHGDSSVYDAIVRMAQDFSTRYMLVDGHGNFGSVDGDSAAAMRYTEVRMSRIAEEMLADIEKDTVDFVPNYDESLKEPAVLPAKVPNLLINGSAGIAVGMATNIPPHNLGEVVDGLIMMIDNPDVTIPELMMAIKGPDFPTGALILGREGIKQAYTTGRGGIRIRAQARIENMSGGKQRILVTELPYQVNKARLIESIAALVRDKTIDGVTDLRDESDRTGMRVVIELRRDANADIILNQLYKHTQMQETFGVIMLALVNGRPKVLNLQEVLRHYLDHQKDVIIRRTKFELDKARARAHILEGLKIALDHLDAVIATIRQSRTPEIAKNALMDKFSLSEKQSQAILDMRLQRLTGLEREKIEMEYKDILETIEWLESVLADEHKVMNIIKEELLDVKKQFADERRTVITSDVSKLDVEDLIAEEDIVITLTHQGYIKRLPVDTYRSQKRGGKGVTGMGTKEEDFVEHLFVATTHHNLLFFTSRGRVYRLKGYELPEAGRTAKGTAIVNLLQIEKDEKITAVIPIKEFTGKRYLFMATQKGIVKKSELLEFDTARKGGLIAISLDEDDDLIGVKLTNGEHDIIMGTRDGKAIVFHETDVRVMGRTAHGVRGINLEDTDQVIGMDVVKKDGEVLTITSEGYGKRTPIDEYRITGRGGKGIINIKPKSAEKIGHVVGIKVVKPGQELMLITSDGIIIRMEIDTIPVTSRSTQGVKVMRTEENDQVVALAVVEKKANND encoded by the coding sequence GTGCAAGATAGTTTAGATTTTGGTTTAGGTAAAGTTTTACCTGTCAAAATTGAAGAAGAAATGAAAAATTCATATATCGATTATGCCATGAGTGTAATTGTTATGCGGGCGCTGCCTGACGTGCGCGATGGCCTGAAGCCGGTTCATCGCCGGATACTATACGCTATGCATGAAGCCGGAATGACCGCTAATAAGCCGTATAAGAAATCGGCGCGTATTGTCGGCGAAGTTTTAGGTAAATATCATCCTCATGGCGACAGTTCGGTATATGATGCTATTGTCAGAATGGCGCAAGATTTTTCTACCCGCTATATGCTGGTAGACGGACACGGTAACTTTGGCTCGGTCGACGGCGATTCGGCAGCAGCCATGCGCTATACCGAAGTACGTATGTCGCGGATTGCTGAAGAAATGCTGGCCGACATCGAAAAAGACACCGTTGACTTTGTTCCTAACTATGACGAATCATTGAAAGAACCGGCCGTGCTTCCGGCCAAGGTGCCTAATCTGTTAATCAACGGTTCGGCCGGTATTGCTGTCGGTATGGCCACCAATATACCCCCGCATAATCTGGGGGAAGTTGTTGACGGCCTGATCATGATGATTGATAATCCTGATGTTACTATCCCCGAGTTGATGATGGCCATAAAAGGGCCTGATTTTCCGACCGGGGCCTTGATATTAGGGCGGGAAGGCATTAAACAGGCTTATACTACCGGCCGGGGAGGCATTAGAATCCGTGCCCAAGCCAGAATTGAAAATATGTCTGGTGGTAAGCAACGTATTTTAGTTACTGAACTGCCGTACCAGGTGAACAAGGCTAGACTTATTGAAAGTATTGCTGCACTGGTAAGGGACAAGACGATTGACGGGGTTACCGACCTTCGGGATGAGAGTGACCGTACCGGCATGCGGGTGGTCATTGAACTCAGACGGGATGCCAATGCTGATATAATTTTGAATCAGTTGTACAAACATACGCAAATGCAAGAGACCTTCGGTGTTATTATGCTGGCGTTGGTGAATGGTCGTCCCAAAGTGCTCAACCTGCAGGAAGTGCTCAGGCATTATCTTGACCATCAAAAAGATGTAATTATTCGTCGCACTAAATTTGAACTTGATAAAGCGCGGGCGCGTGCACATATTTTAGAAGGTCTGAAAATTGCGCTTGATCATTTGGACGCCGTTATTGCCACCATTCGCCAATCACGCACGCCGGAGATTGCTAAAAACGCGTTAATGGATAAGTTCAGCCTTAGTGAAAAGCAGTCTCAGGCCATCCTGGACATGCGTCTGCAAAGGCTAACCGGACTTGAACGCGAAAAAATTGAGATGGAATACAAAGATATTTTGGAAACCATCGAATGGCTGGAAAGCGTGTTGGCTGACGAACATAAAGTGATGAACATTATTAAGGAAGAACTGCTGGACGTTAAAAAACAGTTTGCCGACGAACGCCGCACGGTTATTACCAGTGATGTGTCTAAACTTGATGTTGAAGACCTTATTGCCGAGGAAGATATTGTAATTACTTTGACCCACCAGGGTTACATCAAGCGTCTGCCGGTTGATACCTACCGTAGCCAAAAACGGGGCGGCAAAGGCGTTACCGGGATGGGCACCAAAGAGGAAGACTTTGTTGAACATCTCTTTGTGGCGACAACACATCATAATCTATTGTTCTTTACCAGCAGGGGCAGAGTTTATCGCCTAAAAGGATATGAACTGCCTGAAGCCGGGCGGACAGCCAAAGGGACAGCTATTGTCAACCTGCTGCAGATTGAAAAAGATGAAAAAATCACGGCTGTTATTCCTATTAAAGAATTTACCGGCAAACGCTACTTATTTATGGCCACGCAAAAAGGCATTGTTAAGAAGTCGGAACTGCTGGAGTTTGACACAGCCCGCAAAGGGGGCTTAATTGCTATTTCGCTGGATGAAGATGATGATTTGATTGGTGTTAAGCTGACCAACGGCGAACACGATATCATCATGGGTACCAGAGATGGCAAGGCCATTGTCTTCCATGAAACCGATGTGCGGGTCATGGGCCGAACAGCCCACGGTGTACGAGGCATAAACTTAGAGGATACCGACCAGGTAATAGGCATGGATGTTGTGAAAAAAGACGGTGAAGTGTTGACTATAACCTCCGAAGGTTATGGCAAACGTACACCAATAGACGAATATCGCATAACAGGACGGGGCGGTAAAGGAATTATTAACATCAAACCTAAATCGGCCGAAAAAATTGGTCATGTTGTCGGTATCAAAGTTGTTAAACCTGGCCAGGAACTCATGCTGATAACCAGTGACGGCATTATCATCCGCATGGAAATTGACACTATCCCGGTAACCAGCCGCAGTACCCAAGGCGTTAAAGTAATGCGCACCGAAGAAAACGATCAAGTTGTCGCGCTGGCGGTTGTTGAAAAGAAAGCTAATAACGACTAA